The Callospermophilus lateralis isolate mCalLat2 chromosome 15, mCalLat2.hap1, whole genome shotgun sequence genome window below encodes:
- the Fam241b gene encoding protein FAM241B has product MVRILANGEIVQDDDPRVRTTASQRGSSPRQGFLNRGHGVPPERTGPRPQQAGARLGAAQSPFNDLNRQLVNMGFPQWHLGHHAVEPVTSILLLFLLMMLGVRGLLLVGLVYLVSHLSQR; this is encoded by the exons ATGGTGCGGATCTTGGCCAATGGGGAAATTGTTCAGGATGATGACCCCCGAGTGAGGACCACTGCCTCGCAGAGAGGTAGCTCTCCTCGGCAG GGCTTTCTCAACAGGGGCCATGGGGTCCCCCCAGAGAGGACCGGCCCCCGCCCACAGCAGGCAGGTGCCAGGCTGGGGGCTGCCCAGTCTCCCTTCAATGACCTCAACCGGCAGCTGGTAAACATGGGCTTCCCCCAGTGGCATCTGGGCCACCATGCGGTGGAGCCGGTGACCTCCATCTTGCTGCTTTTCCTGCTCATGATGCTCGGTGTTCGTGGCCTCTTGCTGGTGGGCCTCGTGTACCTGGTGTCCCACCTGAGCCAGCGGTGA